A genome region from Arachidicoccus soli includes the following:
- a CDS encoding NAD(P)H-dependent oxidoreductase gives MELLNALNWRYATKKMNGNKVDQTIMDKILEAARLAPTSSGLQPYEVIVITNPELKIKIQQIAMGQTQIVDCSHLLVFAAWDNYTKERIHNRFDFTLNERGLPLDTMDDYRNRLIGLYTPREAEENFIHTARQAYIGFGMAIAAAAELKVDATPMEGFDNAALDELLDLKEKGLRSVTLLPIGYRDAENDWLVNQKKVRVALKDFVTELN, from the coding sequence ATGGAATTATTAAATGCACTTAACTGGCGCTATGCCACTAAGAAAATGAATGGCAACAAAGTGGATCAGACAATTATGGATAAAATATTAGAGGCGGCCCGTTTGGCGCCTACTTCTTCTGGCTTGCAACCCTATGAAGTAATTGTCATTACCAATCCGGAATTGAAAATCAAAATACAGCAAATTGCCATGGGGCAGACGCAAATTGTAGACTGCTCGCATCTACTCGTTTTCGCGGCATGGGATAATTATACGAAAGAACGCATTCATAATAGGTTTGATTTTACATTAAATGAACGTGGGCTTCCATTAGATACGATGGATGATTATAGAAACAGGTTAATTGGTCTTTATACACCTAGAGAAGCGGAAGAAAATTTTATACACACTGCACGTCAGGCGTATATTGGTTTTGGGATGGCAATTGCTGCAGCTGCAGAATTAAAAGTAGATGCAACTCCTATGGAAGGCTTTGATAATGCTGCCTTAGATGAGTTGTTAGATTTGAAAGAGAAAGGATTGAGAAGTGTAACTTTATTACCAATTGGCTATAGAGATGCTGAAAATGATTGGTTGGTTAATCAGAAAAAAGTACGTGTTGCACTTAAAGACTTCGTTACAGAATTGAATTAA
- a CDS encoding HU family DNA-binding protein produces MNKAELVAKIAGDAGITKTQANAALDSFTTTVQKTLKSGDKVTLVGFGTFSVSKRAARTGRNPQTGAPLKIKAKKVARFKAGKELSSKI; encoded by the coding sequence ATGAACAAAGCTGAACTAGTAGCTAAAATTGCAGGCGATGCAGGTATTACTAAAACACAAGCTAATGCTGCCTTAGATTCATTCACAACTACAGTACAAAAAACTTTAAAATCTGGTGATAAAGTAACTTTGGTTGGGTTTGGTACTTTCTCTGTTTCTAAGCGCGCTGCACGTACTGGTCGTAACCCGCAAACGGGTGCTCCTTTGAAAATTAAAGCAAAAAAAGTTGCACGCTTTAAAGCAGGTAAAGAACTTTCTTCAAAGATCTAA
- a CDS encoding D-alanine--D-alanine ligase → MKKKIALITGGYSGEAVISYQSADNILHHIDRSKYEIYKIDISKKGWFYTNENNETKTIERSDFSFENYGEKVLFDLALMCIHGSPGEDGKLLGYFDMIGLPYTSCNAAVSALTFNKRHTVAVVGLAGIEVAKSILLYQSEAINIEAIKELQFPVFVKPNNGGSSIGMSKVLEKQDQDILTAIDKAFAEDNQVLIEEYIKGREFTIGVLRNIAGEIITLPMTEIILKTGRGHFDFEAKYNGETGEITPAEASQEIAKKVAETAKKVYQVLGCSGIIRIDFIYNDTTNNPLMLEVNTVPGQTKESLVPKQVLANGWTLKEFYTQLIETALVQ, encoded by the coding sequence TTGAAAAAGAAAATAGCTTTAATAACCGGGGGATACAGTGGAGAAGCGGTAATAAGTTACCAAAGCGCCGATAATATTTTACATCATATCGACAGAAGCAAATATGAAATATATAAGATTGACATTTCGAAGAAGGGCTGGTTTTATACAAATGAAAATAACGAAACAAAAACAATAGAAAGGAGCGATTTCTCTTTTGAAAATTATGGGGAGAAAGTGCTATTCGATTTGGCATTAATGTGCATACATGGTTCTCCGGGAGAAGACGGAAAACTCTTGGGTTACTTCGATATGATTGGATTGCCTTATACTAGTTGCAATGCTGCCGTTTCTGCCCTTACTTTCAACAAAAGACATACGGTAGCTGTAGTTGGATTAGCAGGAATAGAAGTGGCAAAATCCATTTTATTATATCAGTCAGAAGCTATAAACATTGAGGCCATAAAAGAATTACAATTTCCTGTTTTTGTAAAGCCTAATAATGGGGGATCCAGCATTGGCATGTCTAAAGTATTAGAAAAGCAAGATCAAGACATTCTTACTGCCATCGACAAAGCCTTTGCCGAAGATAACCAGGTCTTGATTGAGGAATATATCAAAGGGCGGGAATTTACCATTGGTGTTTTGCGCAATATAGCAGGAGAAATTATTACCTTGCCCATGACAGAAATAATTTTAAAAACAGGGAGAGGTCATTTTGACTTCGAGGCAAAATATAATGGAGAAACTGGTGAAATAACCCCAGCAGAAGCTTCCCAAGAAATAGCTAAAAAAGTAGCAGAAACCGCTAAAAAGGTTTATCAAGTATTGGGATGTAGTGGGATTATACGTATAGATTTTATTTATAATGATACAACTAATAACCCGTTAATGCTTGAAGTGAATACCGTACCTGGCCAAACCAAAGAAAGTCTCGTTCCGAAACAAGTATTAGCCAATGGTTGGACATTAAAAGAATTTTATACGCAACTCATAGAAACAGCTCTGGTTCAATAA
- the nusG gene encoding transcription termination/antitermination protein NusG: MVTEENINDHKPAEEIVEDNTKWYVLRVVSGKEKKVKEYLDKDIVRNEWTEIIKQVFLPMEKIWYVQKGKKVMREKNYYPGYVMMEVAKGKLTDDIVQHISGVTNIMHFLTDGKGSKGNIISLRRSEVNKMLGRVDEMNDQGEVMNEPFIVGETIKIIEGPFNDFNGVIEEINDEKKKLKVTVKIFGRSTPVELSYVQVEKAI, encoded by the coding sequence ATGGTAACTGAAGAAAACATTAATGACCATAAACCAGCAGAAGAAATAGTAGAAGACAACACAAAATGGTATGTACTTCGCGTGGTAAGTGGAAAAGAAAAGAAAGTTAAAGAGTATCTAGATAAAGATATTGTGCGTAACGAATGGACTGAGATAATAAAGCAGGTTTTTTTACCAATGGAAAAAATATGGTATGTGCAAAAAGGTAAAAAAGTAATGCGTGAAAAGAACTACTACCCAGGCTATGTGATGATGGAAGTTGCAAAGGGCAAACTTACCGACGATATAGTACAGCATATAAGCGGCGTCACCAATATCATGCACTTTCTGACTGACGGTAAAGGCAGTAAAGGGAATATCATCTCTCTTCGACGTAGCGAGGTAAATAAAATGCTAGGTCGTGTAGATGAAATGAATGACCAGGGTGAAGTAATGAACGAACCGTTTATTGTAGGTGAAACGATTAAAATAATTGAAGGGCCATTTAATGATTTCAATGGTGTAATTGAAGAGATAAATGATGAAAAGAAGAAATTAAAAGTGACTGTAAAAATATTCGGTCGCTCTACGCCGGTAGAATTAAGTTATGTACAAGTAGAGAAAGCAATTTAA
- a CDS encoding class I SAM-dependent methyltransferase, whose protein sequence is MFEFHTDSKKYFEMQTANALEYVLPFIEEKIPIKNGMRVLEIGCGEGGVLKAFVDHGCIGVGVEFDKIRIENASLWMADEIDGGKVSFVSKDIYQTEAEELDGKFDIIILKDVIEHIHDQAKLLQRMHQLLVPKGVIFFGFPPWQMPFGGHQQICKNKWLSRMPYYHLLPKRLYAYVLKRKNENVDELLEIKETGISIERFERITKQTSYRILHKRHFLINPIYKWKFNIKPRRQFAIIRAVPYLRNFLTTCVYYLIEQ, encoded by the coding sequence ATGTTTGAATTCCACACTGATAGTAAAAAATATTTTGAAATGCAGACGGCGAATGCATTAGAATACGTGTTGCCATTTATTGAAGAAAAAATCCCTATTAAAAATGGAATGCGTGTTTTAGAAATTGGTTGTGGAGAAGGTGGAGTGCTGAAAGCTTTCGTGGATCATGGTTGTATTGGGGTGGGGGTGGAATTTGATAAGATAAGAATTGAAAATGCCTCACTATGGATGGCAGATGAAATAGATGGGGGAAAAGTCTCTTTTGTTAGTAAAGATATATATCAAACAGAAGCCGAAGAGCTTGATGGGAAATTTGACATTATTATTTTGAAAGATGTAATAGAGCATATTCATGACCAAGCAAAACTATTGCAACGCATGCATCAATTGCTTGTGCCAAAAGGTGTTATCTTTTTTGGATTCCCTCCCTGGCAGATGCCATTTGGTGGACACCAGCAAATATGTAAAAACAAATGGTTATCGCGGATGCCTTATTATCACCTGCTGCCCAAAAGATTGTATGCTTATGTTTTAAAAAGAAAAAATGAAAATGTTGATGAACTTTTGGAAATAAAAGAAACGGGCATTTCTATTGAACGATTTGAAAGAATTACTAAACAAACGAGCTATCGCATTTTACATAAAAGACATTTTTTAATCAATCCGATTTATAAATGGAAATTTAATATAAAGCCGCGACGACAATTCGCCATAATCAGAGCTGTTCCTTATTTACGTAATTTTTTAACCACCTGTGTTTATTATCTTATTGAGCAATAA
- the secE gene encoding preprotein translocase subunit SecE, with protein MSKVSSYLKESYDELMHKVTWPTWSELQQSTAIVLVATVIITAIVWLMDSASSSVLKFIYSLFK; from the coding sequence ATGAGCAAAGTATCTTCATATCTTAAAGAATCTTACGACGAACTGATGCACAAAGTAACCTGGCCTACTTGGTCAGAGCTACAACAATCTACAGCTATTGTTCTTGTGGCAACCGTTATTATAACCGCAATTGTTTGGTTGATGGATAGTGCCAGCAGTTCTGTATTGAAGTTTATTTATTCACTCTTTAAGTAA
- the hpf gene encoding ribosome hibernation-promoting factor, HPF/YfiA family: MNVNIQTVHFVADSKLTDYVAKKVEKLQTFHDKIIKVDVFLKLDNVVHTIKDKVAEINVHIPKHNFFVKASSKSFEESFDNAIDSMTNQVKKYKEKIID; this comes from the coding sequence ATGAACGTAAACATCCAAACAGTCCACTTTGTGGCGGATTCAAAACTTACCGATTACGTTGCCAAAAAAGTTGAGAAACTGCAGACATTCCACGATAAAATCATTAAAGTGGATGTATTCTTAAAATTAGACAATGTGGTGCACACTATCAAAGACAAAGTAGCAGAGATAAATGTGCATATTCCAAAGCACAATTTCTTTGTAAAGGCTAGTTCAAAATCATTTGAAGAATCTTTTGACAATGCCATTGATTCAATGACCAATCAAGTAAAAAAATATAAGGAGAAAATAATTGATTAA
- a CDS encoding cytochrome ubiquinol oxidase subunit I has product MNDFIAARSQMALSLGFHIIFSCIGMVMPFFMAVSHFYWLKTGNVLYKNVTKAWSKGVAIFFATGAVSGTVLSFELGLLWPEFMKHAGPIFGMPFSLEGTAFFIEAIALGFYLYGWNRFNKWFHWFTGVVVGVSGLLSGILVVAANAWMNNPKGFDFVNGKFSNIDPIKAMFNDAWFSQALHMCIAAFVATGFAVAGVHAFMILRKQNVLFHSKAFRIAAVFACVAALLQPLSGDISAKNVAKLQPSKLAAMEAVFHTEKGAPLIIGGIPNEQTQTVNDAIRLPKLLSYLAYGDLNATVKGLDSLPADERPPVSITHFSFQFMVALGMFLVLIAVLYFIIILKKRSWQEKRWLLKLFIIATPMGFLAVEAGWTVTEVGRQPWIIYGVMKTADAVTPMPGIVYSFYIFTCVYISLALIVIFMLYRQIKMVGQLYDIPQQENIA; this is encoded by the coding sequence ATGAACGATTTTATTGCAGCTCGCTCACAAATGGCTCTTTCATTGGGCTTTCATATTATATTTTCTTGTATAGGCATGGTCATGCCTTTTTTTATGGCTGTATCACATTTTTATTGGTTAAAGACTGGAAATGTTTTATATAAAAATGTTACAAAAGCTTGGAGTAAAGGGGTGGCTATTTTCTTCGCGACAGGAGCGGTTTCTGGTACTGTATTATCTTTTGAATTGGGATTATTGTGGCCCGAATTTATGAAACATGCCGGTCCCATATTTGGAATGCCATTTTCTTTAGAAGGAACAGCCTTCTTTATAGAAGCAATTGCCTTAGGATTCTATTTATATGGGTGGAATCGTTTTAATAAATGGTTTCATTGGTTTACGGGTGTTGTAGTGGGTGTAAGTGGGTTATTATCCGGCATATTAGTTGTAGCTGCCAATGCTTGGATGAACAACCCTAAAGGATTTGATTTTGTGAATGGAAAATTTAGCAATATTGATCCTATAAAAGCGATGTTCAACGATGCTTGGTTTTCCCAAGCATTGCATATGTGTATTGCAGCATTTGTGGCTACAGGCTTTGCTGTGGCTGGGGTGCATGCATTTATGATTTTGAGAAAACAGAATGTTTTATTTCATTCGAAAGCCTTTAGAATAGCTGCAGTATTTGCCTGCGTGGCAGCTTTATTACAACCGTTAAGTGGCGATATCTCTGCAAAAAATGTGGCAAAATTGCAGCCGTCTAAATTGGCCGCTATGGAAGCAGTTTTTCATACAGAAAAAGGTGCTCCCTTGATTATAGGTGGTATTCCAAATGAACAAACACAAACTGTAAATGATGCGATTCGTTTACCAAAGCTATTAAGTTATCTTGCATATGGAGATTTGAATGCAACGGTAAAAGGGCTAGATAGCTTACCTGCTGATGAGCGGCCACCGGTGTCAATTACGCATTTTAGTTTTCAATTTATGGTAGCTTTAGGAATGTTTCTTGTATTGATTGCCGTTTTGTATTTTATTATTATTTTAAAGAAGAGAAGTTGGCAAGAGAAGCGCTGGCTTTTGAAACTTTTTATTATAGCAACTCCTATGGGGTTTCTGGCAGTAGAAGCTGGTTGGACGGTAACTGAGGTAGGGCGCCAACCGTGGATTATTTATGGAGTGATGAAGACCGCAGATGCTGTTACGCCTATGCCGGGAATTGTCTATTCATTTTATATTTTTACTTGTGTATATATTTCTTTAGCACTCATCGTTATTTTCATGCTCTATAGGCAAATAAAAATGGTGGGGCAACTATATGATATTCCGCAACAAGAAAATATCGCTTAA
- a CDS encoding cytochrome d ubiquinol oxidase subunit II: MLYVVIAFLWTSIWFYLLFGGADFGAGILELFTTERNKSRTRRTMYRAIGPIWEANHMWLIIAIVILFVGFPLIYSTMSVYLHIPLVIMLLGIIARGTAFAFRHYDAVVDDMQVVYNRIFVWSSFITPLFLGIIGASAVAGRIDTNAHSFVQAYIFSWLDWFTVAVGFFTVAICAFLAAVFLIGEANNEKDRIRFINKTRSSNIIAIVFGGLVFVAAQFEHIPLVTWVFGNPVGIIAIIAASLSLIVLWYLLHKGRTKILRLLAGFQVTMILLTVTYEHFPKIVLFKDGTYLSLIEHHGEHKTILALGWALLIGSVFILPALFYLMYSFKKPKTENS; this comes from the coding sequence ATGTTATATGTAGTCATTGCCTTTTTATGGACTTCTATTTGGTTCTATCTCTTATTTGGAGGTGCAGATTTTGGTGCGGGTATTCTTGAATTATTTACAACTGAAAGAAACAAAAGTCGTACGAGAAGAACGATGTATCGTGCTATAGGGCCAATTTGGGAGGCCAATCATATGTGGTTAATTATTGCTATTGTTATTTTATTTGTTGGATTTCCTCTTATTTATTCTACAATGTCTGTTTATTTGCATATCCCCTTGGTAATTATGTTATTAGGAATTATTGCAAGAGGGACGGCCTTTGCTTTTAGACATTATGATGCAGTAGTAGATGATATGCAGGTTGTATATAATCGCATTTTTGTATGGTCGAGTTTTATTACGCCATTATTTTTAGGAATTATAGGCGCGAGTGCGGTTGCTGGTCGTATAGATACAAATGCGCATAGTTTTGTACAGGCATATATTTTTAGTTGGCTCGATTGGTTTACTGTTGCTGTTGGTTTTTTCACTGTTGCTATATGTGCATTTTTAGCTGCTGTATTTTTAATAGGGGAGGCTAATAATGAAAAAGATCGAATTCGTTTTATAAATAAAACACGAAGCTCCAATATTATAGCTATTGTTTTTGGAGGCTTGGTTTTTGTTGCTGCTCAATTTGAGCATATTCCATTAGTTACTTGGGTATTTGGCAATCCTGTGGGTATTATAGCTATCATAGCCGCTTCCTTGTCATTAATCGTATTATGGTACTTGTTGCATAAAGGTAGGACGAAAATATTAAGGTTATTAGCGGGCTTCCAAGTGACAATGATTTTACTAACCGTAACTTATGAGCATTTCCCTAAAATTGTGTTGTTTAAGGATGGTACTTATCTTTCTTTAATTGAACATCACGGAGAGCATAAGACAATTTTAGCATTAGGTTGGGCTTTGTTGATTGGAAGTGTTTTTATTCTTCCCGCTCTATTTTATTTAATGTATAGTTTCAAGAAACCGAAAACAGAAAACTCTTGA
- the tuf gene encoding elongation factor Tu — MSKETFKRDKPHVNIGTIGHVDHGKTTLTAAITTILSSKGLATARKYDDIDGAPEEKERGITINTAHVEYQTATRHYAHVDCPGHADYVKNMITGAAQMDGAILVVASTDGPMPQTKEHILLARQVGVPQIVVFMNKVDLVDDAELLDLVEMEIRELLSSYGFDGDNTPIIKGSATGALAGDAKWVGAIDELMDAVDSYIPLPPRPIDLPFLMSVEDVFTITGRGTVATGRIERGIIKVGEPVEIVGLIEAPLQSTCTGVEMFKKLLDEGQAGDNAGILLRGIEKKDIRRGMVICKPKSITPHTEFKCEVYVLSKEEGGRHTPFFTKYRPQFYFRTTDVTGEVSLPEGTEMVMPGDNVSLTVKLIQPIAMEKGLKFAIREGGRTVGAGQVTEIIK, encoded by the coding sequence ATGTCAAAAGAGACCTTTAAAAGGGATAAACCCCACGTAAACATTGGTACCATTGGTCACGTTGACCATGGTAAAACCACTTTAACAGCAGCCATTACGACTATCTTGTCTAGCAAAGGATTAGCTACAGCAAGAAAATATGACGATATTGATGGTGCTCCTGAAGAAAAAGAACGCGGTATCACTATCAATACTGCACACGTTGAGTACCAAACAGCTACTCGTCACTATGCACACGTTGATTGTCCGGGTCACGCCGATTACGTTAAAAACATGATTACTGGTGCTGCTCAAATGGACGGTGCTATTTTAGTTGTGGCTTCAACCGACGGTCCTATGCCTCAAACCAAAGAGCACATCTTATTGGCTCGTCAGGTAGGGGTGCCTCAAATAGTGGTATTCATGAACAAAGTTGACTTAGTTGATGATGCTGAATTATTAGATTTAGTAGAAATGGAAATCCGCGAGCTATTAAGTTCTTACGGTTTTGATGGAGACAATACTCCAATTATCAAAGGTTCTGCTACCGGTGCATTAGCAGGTGATGCAAAATGGGTTGGTGCAATCGATGAATTAATGGATGCTGTAGATTCTTATATTCCATTGCCTCCACGTCCAATTGACCTTCCTTTCTTAATGTCTGTAGAAGACGTATTCACTATTACTGGTCGTGGTACCGTTGCTACAGGTCGTATCGAACGTGGTATCATCAAAGTTGGTGAACCAGTTGAAATCGTTGGTTTGATTGAAGCTCCTTTACAATCTACATGTACTGGTGTTGAAATGTTCAAAAAATTGTTGGATGAAGGTCAAGCAGGTGATAATGCAGGTATCTTATTACGCGGTATTGAGAAAAAAGATATCCGTCGTGGTATGGTAATCTGTAAACCTAAATCTATCACTCCACACACTGAATTCAAATGTGAAGTTTATGTGTTGAGTAAAGAAGAAGGTGGACGTCACACACCATTCTTCACAAAATACCGCCCTCAATTCTACTTCCGTACAACAGACGTAACTGGTGAAGTATCTTTACCAGAAGGAACTGAGATGGTAATGCCAGGAGATAATGTAAGCCTAACCGTAAAACTTATCCAACCAATAGCGATGGAAAAAGGTTTGAAATTCGCAATTCGTGAAGGCGGCCGTACAGTAGGTGCTGGACAGGTTACTGAAATCATCAAATAA
- a CDS encoding PASTA domain-containing protein: MAKNNSTKSFFLNLFIIILLTIGILVAFFASLGYITKHGESIIVPNVTGQNVDAAMLKVSQMNLKPVVLDSTFYDSLPPLSIVSQTPAAGAKVKDGRIVYFTINQAVAPMIQMPDLTGYSLNSATLLLKSFGLKLGTFTYTASLVKDAVIKQQMGDSDIAAGVQVPKGTIINLVVGDGSGSQMMSVPNILGMQVVEAKEYLSSLNCNIGSITPDIDVTIADSGYIYRQSPSPVASDSLGSGGSQSDAIRMKIGGMIDIWVSKSPHTQQ, translated from the coding sequence GTGGCAAAAAACAATTCAACAAAATCTTTTTTTCTCAATCTGTTCATCATTATCCTTCTCACAATAGGGATTTTGGTTGCTTTTTTTGCTTCCTTGGGGTATATTACAAAACATGGTGAATCTATAATTGTTCCAAATGTGACCGGTCAAAATGTAGATGCAGCAATGCTTAAGGTATCACAAATGAACCTTAAACCTGTTGTACTGGATTCTACTTTTTACGATAGCCTCCCTCCGTTAAGCATTGTTTCTCAAACGCCTGCAGCTGGGGCCAAAGTAAAAGATGGCAGGATCGTTTATTTCACCATCAACCAAGCAGTAGCACCAATGATTCAAATGCCTGATCTTACTGGATATTCACTAAATAGCGCTACTTTACTTTTAAAAAGTTTTGGTCTTAAATTGGGCACCTTCACTTATACTGCCAGTCTTGTAAAAGATGCAGTAATTAAACAACAAATGGGAGATAGTGATATAGCAGCTGGTGTACAAGTACCAAAAGGAACCATCATAAATTTAGTTGTAGGCGATGGCTCGGGTAGTCAAATGATGAGCGTGCCTAATATCCTAGGCATGCAGGTTGTAGAAGCAAAAGAATATTTAAGTTCCTTAAACTGTAATATTGGCTCGATTACTCCGGATATAGATGTAACTATTGCAGATAGTGGGTATATATATAGGCAATCTCCATCGCCTGTTGCCAGTGATAGCTTAGGAAGCGGGGGCTCTCAGTCTGATGCAATCCGCATGAAAATAGGTGGAATGATAGATATATGGGTAAGCAAATCACCTCATACACAACAATAA
- a CDS encoding DUF4286 family protein, with protein sequence MYLYNITIKIAWEIHEDWLIWMREENIPFLYTGELISKHLFLRLKDIEETDGPTYALQLFLDTEQHYNKFIMEYLSDINQVQKARWGNNMYSFATLMEVVH encoded by the coding sequence ATGTATTTATACAATATAACGATTAAGATTGCTTGGGAAATTCATGAAGATTGGCTGATCTGGATGAGAGAAGAAAATATACCTTTCTTGTATACAGGCGAGTTAATTTCTAAACACCTTTTTTTGCGATTAAAAGATATAGAGGAGACAGATGGACCTACTTATGCTTTGCAGCTTTTTTTGGATACTGAACAGCATTATAATAAATTTATCATGGAGTATTTAAGTGATATAAACCAAGTGCAGAAAGCTCGTTGGGGCAATAATATGTACAGTTTTGCTACGCTTATGGAGGTTGTGCATTAA
- a CDS encoding rhodanese-like domain-containing protein has product MNTISVEELKRKLDAGESVNLLDVREDYERAAFNIGGIHIPIGKIQLFETDPIKEWKEKEFVVYCRSGNRSGMAAMILQQAGYQNPINLTGGLLAWVEKYGEEI; this is encoded by the coding sequence ATGAATACAATTTCTGTAGAAGAACTAAAGAGAAAGTTAGATGCAGGCGAAAGCGTAAACTTACTTGACGTAAGAGAAGATTATGAACGAGCAGCATTTAATATTGGCGGAATACATATCCCTATTGGGAAAATTCAATTATTTGAAACAGATCCTATTAAAGAATGGAAAGAAAAAGAATTCGTGGTTTATTGTAGAAGCGGGAATCGTAGTGGCATGGCTGCAATGATTCTTCAGCAAGCAGGTTATCAAAACCCAATTAATCTTACCGGGGGCCTGCTTGCATGGGTTGAGAAATACGGTGAAGAAATATAG
- a CDS encoding exodeoxyribonuclease III has protein sequence MRIISYNVNGLRAAIRKGFVDWLATDPADIICLQETKATQADVNLSEIEALGYHSYWFSAQKKGYSGVAVLTKRIPLNVVYGNAFEQSDFEGRCIRLDFNDFSLVNAYFPSGTSGEERQTYKYQWLDEMIDYLNALKLMQPSIVLTGDYNICHREIDIHDPKGNKNSSGFLPEERAWMDKFFQNGFVDTFRHLYPEEAGAYSWWSQRFPSVRLNNKGWRIDYISVTEELKDKVQGAAIFPDVKHSDHCPIFLELKDVE, from the coding sequence ATGAGAATTATTTCCTACAATGTAAACGGCTTAAGAGCGGCTATTAGAAAGGGTTTCGTAGATTGGTTAGCAACTGATCCCGCGGACATTATTTGTTTACAAGAAACAAAGGCAACTCAAGCGGATGTGAATCTAAGTGAGATAGAAGCACTGGGTTATCATAGTTATTGGTTTTCCGCTCAAAAAAAGGGTTACAGTGGGGTCGCTGTGCTTACAAAAAGAATTCCCTTAAACGTTGTTTATGGAAATGCTTTTGAGCAAAGCGATTTTGAAGGCCGTTGTATTCGACTTGACTTTAATGATTTTTCTTTAGTGAATGCTTATTTCCCATCTGGTACAAGTGGGGAAGAACGACAAACTTATAAATATCAATGGCTAGACGAAATGATAGATTATTTGAATGCTTTAAAACTTATGCAACCCAGTATTGTACTTACGGGTGATTATAATATTTGTCATAGAGAAATAGATATTCATGATCCTAAAGGCAATAAAAATTCTTCTGGATTTTTACCTGAAGAAAGGGCCTGGATGGACAAATTTTTTCAAAATGGTTTTGTGGACACTTTTCGTCATTTATATCCTGAGGAAGCAGGTGCGTATAGTTGGTGGAGTCAGAGGTTTCCGTCAGTCAGGCTTAATAATAAAGGTTGGAGAATTGATTATATAAGTGTTACGGAAGAATTAAAAGATAAAGTCCAAGGCGCTGCCATATTTCCGGATGTCAAACATAGTGACCATTGTCCTATATTTCTTGAACTTAAAGATGTAGAATAA
- a CDS encoding winged helix-turn-helix transcriptional regulator, with amino-acid sequence MQTIEEKKIVYSSCKVKLQAIHDTMDLLSGKWKVTIIGYLNIMGKCRFMELQRNVEGIGAKMLSKELKDLEINELITRTVYDTRPVTIQYELTPYGRTLQNIINEMYTWGIKHRERIIKKKKN; translated from the coding sequence ATGCAAACAATTGAAGAGAAGAAAATAGTATATTCTAGCTGTAAGGTAAAGCTACAAGCCATTCATGACACTATGGATCTCTTAAGTGGGAAATGGAAGGTCACAATTATCGGCTATTTAAATATAATGGGGAAGTGTCGTTTTATGGAACTACAACGCAATGTAGAAGGAATTGGTGCCAAAATGCTTTCCAAAGAATTAAAGGATTTGGAGATCAACGAACTCATTACTAGAACCGTTTATGACACCAGGCCGGTAACTATTCAGTATGAATTAACACCTTATGGTAGGACACTACAAAATATTATCAACGAAATGTACACTTGGGGAATTAAACACCGGGAAAGAATTATTAAAAAGAAAAAAAATTAA
- a CDS encoding 30S ribosomal protein THX, which yields MGRGDKKTKKGKIFMASFGKCRPARPAKAKKAEAAKKD from the coding sequence ATGGGAAGAGGAGATAAAAAAACAAAGAAGGGTAAAATTTTTATGGCTTCTTTTGGTAAATGCCGTCCGGCTAGACCTGCTAAAGCCAAGAAGGCAGAAGCAGCAAAAAAAGATTAA